One stretch of Zingiber officinale cultivar Zhangliang chromosome 6B, Zo_v1.1, whole genome shotgun sequence DNA includes these proteins:
- the LOC121989943 gene encoding uncharacterized protein LOC121989943, whose amino-acid sequence MRLVCEVIEELKREIDLFRAEGFGRVFQEFTPIKGKINESSSDFRDKKNWTSSFQLRICEKSVCDSRNGGDASLLVLELYSSKAEDETAAVLSDLSLFCTAITHGFVSPAINNHPVSCHKCTKESPEASLVAARNRSSLGR is encoded by the exons ATGCGTCTCGTCTGCGAGG TGATCGAGGAGTTGAAGAGGGAGATCGATCTGTTCCGCGCCGAGGGTTTCGGGCGTGTGTTCCAGGAATTCACGCCGATTAAGGGCAAAATCAACGAGAGCAGCTCGGATTTCAGAGATAAGAAGAACTGGACGAGCTCGTTCCAACTCAGGATCTGTGAG AAATCAGTATGTGATTCTCGGAACGGCGGAGACGCGTCCCTGCTGGTATTGGAACTATACAGCTCCAAGGCAGAAGATGAGACTGCCGCCGTGTTGTCTGACCTCTCTCTGTTCTGTACCGCGATCACTCATGGCTTTGTGAGTCCGGCCATCAATAACCATCCAGTTAGTTGCCATAAGTGTACTAAAGAATCCCCGGAAGCATCTCTGGTGGCGGCTCGCAACAGAAGCAGCCTAGGAAGATGA